A DNA window from Mesorhizobium sp. C432A contains the following coding sequences:
- a CDS encoding ABC transporter substrate-binding protein encodes MKRLIIPMLAGAMSLGAFQAMAADKVTLQLKWVTQAQFAGYYVAKAKGFYEAEGLDVDIKPGGPDIAPEQVIAGGGADVIVDWMGGALAAREKGVPLVNIAQPFKKAGMELVCPKDGPIKTEADFKGHTLGVWFFGNEYPFYAWMNKLGLKTEGGPDGVTVLKQSFDVQPLIQKQADCISVMTYNEYWQLIDAGYKPDQLTVFNYSAMGNDLLEDGLYASEDKLKDPAFEDKMVRFVRASMKGWKYAIDNNDEAAGIVMDGGGQDENHQKRMMSEVAKLIDNADGKLDPATYERTAKALLDQKIITKAPTGAYTTAITDKAIK; translated from the coding sequence ATGAAAAGACTGATCATTCCGATGCTGGCCGGCGCGATGTCGCTGGGCGCGTTCCAGGCAATGGCCGCCGACAAGGTGACCTTGCAGCTGAAATGGGTCACGCAGGCGCAGTTTGCCGGCTACTATGTCGCCAAGGCCAAGGGTTTTTATGAAGCCGAAGGCCTCGACGTCGACATCAAGCCGGGCGGTCCCGATATCGCACCCGAGCAGGTGATCGCCGGCGGTGGCGCCGACGTCATCGTCGACTGGATGGGTGGGGCGCTCGCCGCGCGCGAAAAGGGCGTGCCGCTGGTCAACATCGCCCAGCCGTTCAAGAAGGCCGGCATGGAGCTGGTCTGCCCGAAGGATGGCCCGATCAAGACCGAAGCCGATTTCAAGGGTCACACGCTCGGCGTCTGGTTCTTCGGCAACGAATATCCTTTCTACGCCTGGATGAACAAGCTCGGCCTGAAGACCGAAGGCGGCCCGGATGGCGTCACGGTTTTGAAGCAGAGCTTCGACGTGCAGCCGCTGATCCAGAAGCAGGCGGATTGCATTTCGGTCATGACCTACAACGAGTACTGGCAGCTGATCGATGCCGGCTACAAGCCGGACCAGCTCACCGTGTTCAACTACTCGGCGATGGGCAACGACCTGCTTGAGGACGGGCTCTATGCCTCGGAAGACAAGCTCAAGGATCCGGCTTTCGAAGACAAGATGGTGCGTTTCGTGCGCGCCTCGATGAAGGGCTGGAAATATGCCATCGACAACAATGACGAGGCCGCGGGCATTGTCATGGACGGCGGTGGCCAGGACGAAAACCACCAGAAGCGGATGATGAGCGAAGTCGCCAAGCTGATCGACAATGCCGACGGCAAGCTCGACCCGGCGACCTACGAGCGCACCGCCAAGGCGCTGCTCGACCAGAAGATCATCACCAAGGCGCCGACCGGCGCCTACACCACGGCCATCACCGACAAGGCGATCAAATAA
- a CDS encoding Lrp/AsnC family transcriptional regulator, whose product MQQKIADDFDRKILRELQADARITNNELAERIGLSPSPCLRRVRRLEEAGIIRGYTTLVDPAAFGWNMVAIATVRLSRQNEDEIVMFEDAIRGWEEVLECHLVTGARDYVLKVVTGSLEQYERFIKEKIARLKCVASIETSFVMNTIKERRL is encoded by the coding sequence GTGCAACAGAAGATAGCCGACGATTTCGACCGCAAGATCCTGCGCGAGCTGCAGGCCGACGCCCGCATCACCAACAATGAGCTGGCGGAGCGCATCGGCCTGTCGCCGTCGCCATGTTTGAGGAGGGTACGCCGGCTGGAGGAGGCCGGCATCATCAGGGGCTATACCACGCTGGTCGACCCGGCCGCCTTCGGGTGGAACATGGTCGCCATCGCCACCGTCCGGCTCAGCCGCCAGAACGAGGACGAGATCGTCATGTTCGAGGACGCCATCCGCGGGTGGGAAGAGGTGCTGGAATGCCACCTCGTCACCGGGGCGCGCGACTATGTGCTGAAGGTGGTGACCGGCAGCCTCGAACAGTACGAGCGCTTCATCAAGGAAAAGATCGCGCGGCTGAAATGCGTCGCTTCGATCGAGACCAGCTTCGTCATGAACACCATAAAGGAACGGCGCCTCTGA